The Fragaria vesca subsp. vesca linkage group LG2, FraVesHawaii_1.0, whole genome shotgun sequence genome includes a window with the following:
- the LOC101293538 gene encoding uncharacterized protein LOC101293538 isoform 1: MYKLLMSSDACKYLVVYADMGKKMKNKTDWETIVSNPVIDLKSIIHQHSEFMDKLVELIPARFYLPNDEDDKPWFQGLSKPAKASAKKETKKNIKQARRDRLDPEKTSTTTLDLLKQSLEKDMSNEDDSDSGEMETKPVVPGLEGDDRSVTYEELQQRLRRKIEQFQSGRNCGVSERARKRIERKERFEKGADDRKRKRETASDEKKPIGTDSVNKNVEHEVAEASKGLTFSRVKLGDDDEVGKKKRRLSKVKELERAKQLEEMKKDPEKGKSLLWKTATSRAAGVKVHDDPKLLKQSIKKDQKKHQKNAEKWKERVETTHKLKQDKQKKRSDNISAKLDEKKKRKIAKREKKLMRPGFEGRKKGYVNGGA, encoded by the coding sequence ATGTACAAACTTTTGATGTCATCTGACGCTTGCAAATACCTTGTTGTTTATGCAGATATGGGGAAAAAGATGAAGAATAAAACGGACTGGGAGACGATTGTCTCTAATCCGGTTATTGATTTGAAGTCTATTATTCATCAGCATTCTGAATTCATGGACAAGCTAGTTGAGCTCATCCCAGCGAGGTTCTATTTACCGAATGACGAGGATGATAAGCCATGGTTTCAAGGCCTAAGCAAGCCTGCCAAGGCTTCAGCTAAGAAGGAAACAAAGAAGAACATTAAGCAAGCTCGCAGGGATCGGTTGGATCCAGAGAAGACTTCTACAACAACCCTTGATTTGCTAAAGCAAAGTTTGGAAAAGGACATGTCGAACGAGGATGATAGTGATAGTGGTGAAATGGAGACTAAACCTGTGGTGCCAGGTCTGGAAGGTGATGACAGGTCAGTGACATATGAAGAACTCCAGCAACGGCTTCGTCGTAAAATTGAACAGTTTCAGTCTGGTCGCAATTGTGGAGTTTCAGAGAGAGCAAGGAAGAGGATTGAAAGGAAGGAGAGATTTGAGAAAGGGGCTGATGACAGGAAACGAAAGAGAGAAACTGCATCTGATGAAAAGAAACCTATTGGTACTGATTCAGTGAACAAGAATGTTGAACACGAGGTTGCAGAGGCTTCTAAAGGGCTCACATTCAGTCGTGTCAAACTTGGGGACGATGATGAAGTTGGAAAGAAGAAGAGGAGACTGTCAAAGGTGAAGGAGCTTGAGAGGGCCAAACAGTTGGAAGAAATGAAGAAAGATCCAGAGAAAGGCAAGTCTCTCTTGTGGAAAACAGCAACCAGTAGAGCTGCTGGAGTCAAGGTTCATGATGACCCAAAGTTGCTGAAACAAAGCATAAAAAAGGACCAGAAGAAGCATCAGAAGAACGCTGAGAAATGGAAGGAAAGGGTTGAAACCACACACAAGTTGAAACAAGACAAACAGAAGAAGAGATCTGATAATATATCAGCAAAACTTGATGAGAAGAAAAAGCGCAAAATTGCAAAGAGAGAGAAGAAACTAATGCGGCCAGGATTTGAAGGTCGCAAAAAAGGTTATGTCAATGGCGGTGCATAA
- the LOC101293248 gene encoding protein kinase and PP2C-like domain-containing protein-like, which translates to MGLEILEPNTCIRGCCHSNSIPLHLPPSSYTILKPIARGAESVVYGAILDGKKVAVKKPILSTSEDIDKFHKELQLLCKLHHPGLAKLVAAHAKPPNYMYFFEYFEPPNLSEKLHVDEWSPSINQVLVIAVNLASALQYLHNLGIVHRDVKPANILLDRDLCPHLADFGLAEYKHDLKGVSVENWKSLGKPTGGFHKRNMVGTLIYMAPELLKKEVHTEKSDVYSFGISINELLTGVVPYTDLRAEAQAHTVLEMNYTEQKLTAAVVSEGLRPILAGPESGVPSTLVSLIERCWDATAQNRPSFDDIVAELGTILEHRKRIKEPAIAYGEAHDSVGDQRADAANNLHVYQEGVDWYSRAENFTKIAHETKSGTTVWLNASNDPLAYRPVLSWGSFATCGRRESMEDTHFLLPHMGNEEDIHFFGIFDGHRGAAAAEFSVRALPRFLQALSSISSPTDALAEAFIKTDIAFRDELDFCRKSKRVIQKDWHPGCTAAAALIVRNKLFVANAGDCRTILCRAGVPVLLSKDHVASCLQERERVINAGGQVKWQVDDWRVGLAALQVTRSIGDDDLKPSVTAEPEISETILSAEDEYLVMASDGLWDVMSNAEVISIIKDTVKEPGMCSKRLATEAAERGSIDNITVIVVFLRLVSTAERIY; encoded by the coding sequence ATGGGGTTAGAAATTTTGGAGCCAAATACTTGCATTAGAGGATGCTGCCACAGCAACTCCATTCCTCTCCATCTTCCACCTTCCTCTTACACTATCCTCAAACCTATTGCTCGAGGGGCAGAGAGTGTTGTATATGGAGCAATTTTGGATGGCAAGAAAGTTGCTGTAAAGAAACCCATCTTGTCTACTTCTGAAGACATTGATAAGTTCCACAAAGAGTTGCAATTGTTATGTAAATTGCATCATCCCGGATTGGCAAAGCTGGTAGCCGCACATGCAAAGCCACCCAACTACATGTACTTCTTTGAATATTTTGAACCTCCCAACTTATCTGAGAAATTACACGTCGACGAATGGAGTCCGAGTATCAATCAGGTGCTCGTGATTGCTGTCAACTTAGCATCGGCTTTGCAATATCTGCATAATCTGGGGATTGTCCATAGGGATGTCAAACCGGCAAATATTCTCCTTGACAGAGATCTTTGCCCACACTTGGCAGACTTTGGTTTGGCGGAATACAAACATGATCTTAAAGGAGTTTCTGTTGAAAACTGGAAGTCATTGGGGAAGCCTACTGGTGGTTTCCACAAAAGAAATATGGTTGGCACCCTAATATATATGGCACCTGAGTTACTGAAGAAGGAAGTACATACAGAAAAATCAGATGTTTACAGTTTCGGTATTTCAATCAACGAGCTTCTTACTGGTGTTGTTCCATATACGGATCTTCGTGCAGAAGCGCAGGCACACACAGTGCTAGAGATGAACTACACCGAGCAGAAACTTACAGCAGCTGTGGTGTCCGAAGGTTTGCGACCAATTCTTGCTGGTCCTGAGTCTGGTGTACCATCAACTTTAGTATCACTGATAGAGAGATGTTGGGATGCAACTGCTCAAAACAGACCTTCGTTTGATGACATAGTTGCAGAACTTGGTACAATTTTGGAACACAGAAAGAGAATAAAGGAACCTGCCATTGCCTATGGGGAAGCTCATGATTCCGTTGGTGATCAGCGCGCAGATGCTGCAAACAACCTTCATGTTTATCAAGAAGGTGTTGATTGGTATAGCCGGGCAGAAAATTTCACCAAAATAGCTCATGAAACTAAATCTGGTACGACAGTCTGGCTCAATGCTTCAAATGATCCTTTGGCATACCGTCCAGTTCTTTCATGGGGTTCCTTTGCTACATGCGGGAGAAGGGAGAGCATGGAGGATACGCATTTCCTTTTGCCCCATATGGGTAATGAAGAGGATATCCATTTTTTTGGAATTTTTGATGGTCATAGAGGTGCAGCTGCTGCTGAATTTTCTGTTCGAGCTTTGCCAAGATTCTTGCAAGCTTTAAGTTCTATTAGCAGTCCAACTGATGCTTTAGCGGAAGCATTCATCAAGACAGATATAGCATTCAGAGATGAACTTGATTTTTGCCGTAAATCGAAGAGAGTCATCCAGAAGGATTGGCATCCTGGTTGCACCGCAGCAGCTGCTCTTATTGTTAGAAACAAGCTCTTTGTAGCCAATGCTGGTGATTGCAGGACGATATTGTGTCGGGCTGGCGTCCCTGTTCTCCTAAGCAAGGATCATGTTGCAAGCTGTCTTCAGGAGAGAGAGCGGGTTATTAATGCAGGAGGACAAGTAAAATGGCAAGTCGATGATTGGCGGGTTGGTCTAGCTGCTCTTCAGGTCACTCGTTCCATAGGTGATGATGATCTAAAGCCTTCTGTAACCGCAGAACCTGAGATAAGTGAGACTATTCTATCTGCAGAAGATGAGTATTTGGTTATGGCAAGTGATGGACTGTGGGATGTTATGAGTAATGCAGAGGTTATAAGCATAATCAAAGACACTGTGAAAGAGCCTGGAATGTGCTCTAAGAGATTGGCAACGGAAGCTGCCGAGCGTGGCAGCATAGACAACATCACAGTCATTGTTGTCTTCCTTCGTCTTGTATCCACAGCTGAGAGAATTTACTAG
- the LOC101293538 gene encoding uncharacterized protein LOC101293538 isoform 2: protein MGKKMKNKTDWETIVSNPVIDLKSIIHQHSEFMDKLVELIPARFYLPNDEDDKPWFQGLSKPAKASAKKETKKNIKQARRDRLDPEKTSTTTLDLLKQSLEKDMSNEDDSDSGEMETKPVVPGLEGDDRSVTYEELQQRLRRKIEQFQSGRNCGVSERARKRIERKERFEKGADDRKRKRETASDEKKPIGTDSVNKNVEHEVAEASKGLTFSRVKLGDDDEVGKKKRRLSKVKELERAKQLEEMKKDPEKGKSLLWKTATSRAAGVKVHDDPKLLKQSIKKDQKKHQKNAEKWKERVETTHKLKQDKQKKRSDNISAKLDEKKKRKIAKREKKLMRPGFEGRKKGYVNGGA, encoded by the coding sequence ATGGGGAAAAAGATGAAGAATAAAACGGACTGGGAGACGATTGTCTCTAATCCGGTTATTGATTTGAAGTCTATTATTCATCAGCATTCTGAATTCATGGACAAGCTAGTTGAGCTCATCCCAGCGAGGTTCTATTTACCGAATGACGAGGATGATAAGCCATGGTTTCAAGGCCTAAGCAAGCCTGCCAAGGCTTCAGCTAAGAAGGAAACAAAGAAGAACATTAAGCAAGCTCGCAGGGATCGGTTGGATCCAGAGAAGACTTCTACAACAACCCTTGATTTGCTAAAGCAAAGTTTGGAAAAGGACATGTCGAACGAGGATGATAGTGATAGTGGTGAAATGGAGACTAAACCTGTGGTGCCAGGTCTGGAAGGTGATGACAGGTCAGTGACATATGAAGAACTCCAGCAACGGCTTCGTCGTAAAATTGAACAGTTTCAGTCTGGTCGCAATTGTGGAGTTTCAGAGAGAGCAAGGAAGAGGATTGAAAGGAAGGAGAGATTTGAGAAAGGGGCTGATGACAGGAAACGAAAGAGAGAAACTGCATCTGATGAAAAGAAACCTATTGGTACTGATTCAGTGAACAAGAATGTTGAACACGAGGTTGCAGAGGCTTCTAAAGGGCTCACATTCAGTCGTGTCAAACTTGGGGACGATGATGAAGTTGGAAAGAAGAAGAGGAGACTGTCAAAGGTGAAGGAGCTTGAGAGGGCCAAACAGTTGGAAGAAATGAAGAAAGATCCAGAGAAAGGCAAGTCTCTCTTGTGGAAAACAGCAACCAGTAGAGCTGCTGGAGTCAAGGTTCATGATGACCCAAAGTTGCTGAAACAAAGCATAAAAAAGGACCAGAAGAAGCATCAGAAGAACGCTGAGAAATGGAAGGAAAGGGTTGAAACCACACACAAGTTGAAACAAGACAAACAGAAGAAGAGATCTGATAATATATCAGCAAAACTTGATGAGAAGAAAAAGCGCAAAATTGCAAAGAGAGAGAAGAAACTAATGCGGCCAGGATTTGAAGGTCGCAAAAAAGGTTATGTCAATGGCGGTGCATAA